Genomic segment of Thunnus thynnus chromosome 21, fThuThy2.1, whole genome shotgun sequence:
caggggtgggggtgggagtgGGGGGTtggaggaaacagaaaagacagacaaagaagaaaaacagagagaaagttgaggtaaaagtattaaagtaaaaatattaatatttgatgATCCTGCAACACTCTAAATTAAAGAAATCCAGGAATAAAATCCTTACAAAAAGTGAGAgttaaaaaaatcctttaaaaattAGATAAAACTGACGGTAAAAGGAAAGTATTTTCctcaaataaagcaaaataaaataaatgagtcCTCACGGGCATGAGGTGGAATCACTCAACGGCAGCGAGAAGTAAATTAAGATGgacaacagaataaaaagaatctggatgtgtgtgtgagatgctCTGATCCTTATTGACTGGCCGGAGGAAATGGGTTGGCTTGATGGAGGAGATTGTGTTCggttagagagagagggacagaggcCTGATGAAGCTATCAGAGCCCAGACTATCTCTCTCAGTTACTGTAATTCcatacaggtaacacacacccagcacacacacatacacacacaaagtcacatatgCACACTTAGATACGGACCATCTTCCAACAGACGGACAGCGGTGTCTGGCATCATTAACCTGGCGTCTTCCTAATTCAGACAGATTGTGGCTgctgcgtgtgtctgtgtgtgtgtgtgtgtgtgtgtgtgtgtgtgtatatgcgttTACTCTGAGTGGTTGTCTATACCTGATGGTCGAGTTGTGTCTGTGCTCTTGCTAAGTGAGCAACTTTCTAAACTCTGGCCACTGGGATATAGATTTCTAGTAGGAAATGATTTAAAGATATATTtagcttgcacacacacacacacaaataagacCTCCACTGTTGGCACAGTATGCATCAGAAGTTTCAGTTTAGGCTCACAATTAAATCTGTGCCGATGATGTTGGGGTGACCCTTACCTCCCAAATGATAGGTTCCTCCCGTGGTGACGGTGAGGGGTGAGGTGGAACGCACAGCAGATGCCTCCTCGCCATCTATCGTCAACATGGCGAAGTTCTCCTTGGCGACCAAACGTATCGCGTGCCACTGGCCGTCATTAAGGCCCGAGCCTGCAAGAAGAAGGCAGAAACATGTGTAAATTATAAACACTTTGTTGTGATGTATAAAACCTTCTTGGTGAGCACGAGCTTTTAGCTGACGGACTCATTGCAACACAAGAAATTCAAAAATTTGATTAAACTGTTTCAGAAACAAATCTTGACCCACGtctattaaaatgcaacacCGCATACCTTCACTAATTCATGgatgatatgatgaaaaaatgcAACCCACATAATGTCCTGATTTTAGCTGCTGACTTCACTTTAGGTTAAAGTGAAATATCCAAGACTGGTTCCTCTTattaagtggaaaaaaagaatataGCAGGGTGTCAAGGACCTGACAGAGATTTAAGGAAAAAGTCCAACGGGTGACTCATTGTGGATGAAAGGTGTGTGGGTGGTGAAACTAGGTAGCAAAGTTTCCATCTATGACCTGTGGCTATCTTGTCATACACCAGTTTTTCTTTGCCACAATAATTgtgctcttgtgtttttttccctctcctaTAACCTCCGTCTCCACCGCCTGGTGGATGTTGCTTTCAACAGAGTTAAGAAATGCTCAGCTAAGGCTCATCTACCCACGACTACCACATTATTTCCTCACTTCTACATGTATTCTCATATGTACGTCAATGCTCCCTAATACTTTTCCTCGTCTCTTTTGTTCTCTCACTCCTTCCGCTCTCCCTCGTTCCAAACCGAGTACGGCTCCAAGTCTCAAGGCCCCTGTGTCTCAACTCCATTAACTCTCAGAGAACCCTGTTTGTGTGAGTACCAgagcacatgtgtgtgtgtgtgtgtgtgtgtgttctctatCTGTGCACGCAAGCTTTGAACATTCAGTTCAAGTGTGTATAAGTCTGTAATGTGCTGTGTTGTCTGCATATGTCcatgtagtgtgtgtgagtgtgttcgtGCATGCAAGTTTTGtactctccttttctctctcttcccttgtAGCTGTGCTCCATTAAATATGAGTGATGTTTTGGAAAAGGACATTACTACTGGAGCTGAGAGAGAAGCCAGCTCACTCTCATCACCCTCTCCTCTATACATCACCTCTTACTGACACCAATCTCTAttcatccatccttccctccctgcctccctctctgtccctgattcttttttccatctctgtctttattttctttctgtctatTCCTGCATTTCgctctttcctttttccttctgtctttATACTACTCTCCTCATGCGACCATCTGCTGCAGAGTGCGTCTTTTAAAACCGTCTCAGCTCACTGCCTCGCTGACTGTAATACATCGATAGTGAGGACACTGTAGCGAAGTTCAAGGTACGGTCGCGTGCAAATCATTCTCAGCAGATCTGCATGCAAGTCAATACGCATGTACCTTAGCCCTGCTGCGTGTGTCAATACATTtgacccgtgtgtgtgtgtgtgtgtgtaagagagtgTGTAAGCTTCTGTTAGCACATTTGCTTTGCAGGAGGCATGTGTGCGTCTTCACCGTCTATAAGACAgactttttgtttatatcttCCCAGATTGCAATTGGAGACCGTGGCTTCCACGTCAGCAGGGAGCAAATTAATCATTAgctgggtgtgtttgtgtatgtgagtaTGTGATCATGGCATGACCAAAGAAACTAAAAGCAAACCTGCTGAGGGGTGTGATTGCtatttaaatacacacaaacacacgtgggcaacacacacaacagtacaGACAAgtataaatgcataaaaataaagttttccaGGGAGTAAAATACAATCCTATTGTTAAACATTAACACTTGAAAGGTCATGAACTGACAAGTAATAACAGAGGATGGtgtctgttttgtctgaatGGCAACTAAAAAGTCAGTTCCGGTAGAAAGCGACCTTGATGTGCCCCTTCACCGACAATCACATTTCTGACTGTATATTGGTTTGGTAATGACTGTCAAGCTCTTTGCTCAATCCCGTCCCTCTCCATAACCTCTTGAATGTAATGGAAAATAGATACTGTGTAACCTTGTGTCCCCTCATCTGTTTTACATCACCTGCAACAGCTTTGAATGTTGAGCTTATCAGTGATAGCAAAGTTATTGAATCTTCACACTCATTGcagcacacacgcacaaacagacacaagtgCCTGCTGAAACATACACTGTATCTTACATACACAAATATgtggtgctctctctctctctccctctctctctttctctctgtcacacaccaAACATACAGGCTCAAATCATGCACATggcagctgtctgctgcagatAAAAAGCACACAGATAATGAAGGAGAGCAGGAGAAGGATGATGAGAATTGTTTAGATGTGACTAGATAAAGACTATTTCATGGCTTGGTTTGGAGTTGTCATTCATATGAGGAGCTTCATAACAAGGCTGACCAATCGCTttgcactgtttttgttttgaatgcaataaaaatgaagaaatcgCAATATGGGTTCACACATGTCATCTCACCCCCTCCTTTTGAATTcttatttgaaagaaaaaagtgtgacgagaaactgaaaaataatcaatttaagAAACTCAAAGTTTGAGTatgatttcacataaaaaaatactgaaattatatgatttttttaaatttcagaatAATATTTGACCCAGATATTCTTTCTAGATATTAACTTGTCCCTTTCTGAAAGGAAAAGCAATTTTTGAGGCCACAAAATCTTTTAGCTCCCGATTCCATCCAAGGcttctttaaaaacatatctCATAGCTTTATGTccacataatgtaataaacaCAACTATGTTAAAAGGTTCTTTTTTATGTGATGTGTcttattatgtttattgttatatattgttGGCATCATTTTGGGAAAAATCGTTCTTGCATTAACAGCTGTGGACATTGCATCAGACTACCTTCCTAAATATGGTCAGGGACGGCCTTTACGGCAACTCTGCACCagacaaaatgataaaagagaGTCTTCTTTGACCACTGCTGCTCATAACACCTGTGGTCACTGGGAGAGATTTTTTACAAAGAGTACACACAAAAATTGATTCCTTTCATTTCTGAGAGGTATTCCTGAAATCTCCAGGTTTTACAATGAGGGGTActctgctgccgctgctgctgctggtggtgttgttctgtctgtctgggACACGAGGGGCTCAAGGAGAGAGCGGAGGAGCTCACCAAGGTTTACAGACAAGTGGCCAGACTAGCAAGGATATCTGGGATGAGCTGAGAGCTCTGAGAGACATGGTTGTGGAGCAGAGGGTGGAACTGAGGAATACCAAGGCTGAACTGCAAACCCAGAAAGACAAAGTGGTTGGTCTGGAGAAAGTGAACGAAGGTAGTAAGCTGAACATGTGTAATGTTAAGGCTAATGTTTCAAGGATTAcgaatgaaaataatgattattttcattatgaattaatatcatatttattttattgctttgtggtctgtaaaatgtcagaaaatggtgaaaaatgtccatcacagtaTCCTAAGCTGACATATTTCAATTGcttttgtctgaccaactgtccaaaaccaaaggatattcagtttattattagAGAATTTTaagaaaactagcaaatattcatACTTGAGAAGCTGACTGaattttttgcttaaaaattacttaaatgatcaaaattgtTACAAATTAGATTTCTGTGGATCATTACTTGTGCGACTATCTGTAAATAGAAGATTACTCAGAACTTCATTATATTTATCTTAAAACTATTTAAAGAAATTTTAAGAATATATTCCAATACATCGAAAATCACCACTCAAGCAACAACATATACAATTTCAAAGATTGTCAACAAAAAACTTATGACTCATTTTACTGGCAGCACTGGTTTCCAGAGTGACGACCAGTGAGAGGGACATGGCAGCTCTCAGGGAGGCACTGGATGATACTAAGACTGAACTACTGCTCACCAAGAACAGATTGGATGGCATTGAGAATAAAATTGCAGGTATTTGAATAAGAAACCAGAAACATAtaaagctgaaaataataaaattctAAATGTAGAACTGTGTATGATTTTTGATCATTTCCCCTCACATTCTTGTCCCTTTGAGCTGTTTGGACTAATTCTGATACTTAAATGTTTCCATTCTGTGTTTATAGGCTCTCCGAAGGTGGCTTTCTCTGCTGGTTTGACCTCTTCAGGGCAAATTGGACCATTCAATACTGAAACATCACTTGTCTACAGTAGAGTCTTCACAAATATTGGCGGGGCTTACAACCCAACTACAGGTATGCTTGATCCCTAAAATTATAACATTGGTTGAGAGACATTCAGAGCTGATCTTTCTGATTCTCTGCTGTTGTAGGTATTTTCACAGCACCTGTCAAAGGAGTCTACTACTTCAGATTCACTGCCTTCCACAACAAGAACAGAGAATGGATGGCAGTAAATATGTACCATAATAGTAAGAGAATTCTGCACAACTCTGAGGAAGCTAGTG
This window contains:
- the LOC137173255 gene encoding cerebellin-2-like, with amino-acid sequence MRGTLLPLLLLVVLFCLSGTRGAQGESGGAHQGLQTSGQTSKDIWDELRALRDMVVEQRVELRNTKAELQTQKDKVVGLEKVNEALVSRVTTSERDMAALREALDDTKTELLLTKNRLDGIENKIAGSPKVAFSAGLTSSGQIGPFNTETSLVYSRVFTNIGGAYNPTTGIFTAPVKGVYYFRFTAFHNKNREWMAVNMYHNSKRILHNSEEASGHSFIANALILELERGSVVYMRLQEQCRLYDDLSTLNSFSGFLMFPL